A single window of Electrophorus electricus isolate fEleEle1 chromosome 16, fEleEle1.pri, whole genome shotgun sequence DNA harbors:
- the kctd12.2 gene encoding BTB/POZ domain-containing protein KCTD12.2, producing MAQPDSNRVVTECDGRRSLFPEIIELNVGGQVYVTRHSTLLSVPNSLLWTMFGQNNPSVLTKDNKGRFFLDRDGFLFRYILDYLRDQNLVLPEYFKEKASLQKEAEFFQLHELARRLRPAVSKENSVGEDVFPSDPEEAASGGGGGGGGGTAATTTLGSPRSPSLDARKSGYITVGYRGSYTIGRDIQTDAKFRRVARITVCGKTSLAKEVFGDTLNESRDPDRPPERYTSRYYLKYNFLEQAFDRLSEVGFHMVACNSTGTCAYTSSDPSEDKIWTSYTEYVFCRE from the coding sequence ATGGCTCAGCCGGACAGCAACCGCGTGGTGACAGAATGTGACGGCAGGAGAAGCCTCTTTCCTGAAATCATTGAGCTGAACGTCGGCGGGCAGGTTTATGTTACGCGCCATTCCACTTTGCTCTCGGTACCGAATTCCCTACTTTGGACCATGTTCGGCCAGAACAACCCGTCGGTCCTCACCAAAGACAACAAAGGGCGCTTCTTTTTAGACAGGGACGGCTTTCTGTTCCGATACATTTTGGATTATTTACGTGACCAGAACCTTGTGTTACCTGAATATTTCAAAGAGAAGGCAAGTCTGCAGAAAGAGGCCGAGTTTTTCCAACTTCATGAGCTGGCGCGACGCCTTCGACCGGCGGTGAGCAAGGAGAACTCTGTGGGCGAGGATGTGTTCCCCAGCGACCCCGAGGAAGCTGCgagcggcggcggcggcggcggcggcggcggtaCCGCCGCGACGACTACGCTCGGCAGCCCCCGGTCACCGTCTCTGGACGCGCGGAAATCTGGATATATAACCGTTGGATACAGGGGGTCGTACACAATAGGGCGAGACATCCAAACGGACGCCAAGTTTCGGAGGGTGGCGAGGATTACCGTTTGTGGGAAAACGTCCCTTGCCAAAGAGGTGTTTGGCGACACTCTGAACGAGAGCAGGGATCCCGACAGACCCCCAGAGAGATACACGTCTCGGTATTACCTCAAGTATAATTTCCTGGAGCAAGCCTTCGACCGGCTTTCGGAGGTGGGCTTCCATATGGTGGCGTGCAACTCCACTGGCACCTGCGCTTACACAAGTAGCGACCCGAGCGAGGACAAAATCTGGACAAGTTACACCGAGTACGTGTTTTGCAGGGAGTGA